A genomic region of Streptomyces rimosus contains the following coding sequences:
- a CDS encoding PucR family transcriptional regulator has product MSEPASRDPHPHPHTATLRRLEKSSGKLAANAIARMDAQLPWYRAMPPENRSWIGLVAQAGIAAFTEWFRHPETPQAISTDVFGTAPRELTRAITLRQTVEMVRTTIEVMEAAIDDVAAPGDEGVLREALLVYAREIAFATAQVYAQAAEARGAWDARLESLVVNAVLSGEADEGAVSRAAALGWNSPEHVCVVLGTAPDGDSELTVEAIRRAARHAKLQVLTGVLGSRLVVIAGGSDDPLKAAKALIGPFAAGPVVAGPVVADLLAATRSAQAAAAGLKACAAWPDAPRPVLSDDLLPERAMASDPAAREQLVEEIYRPLEEAGSALLETLSVYLEQASSLEGAARMLFVHPNTVRYRLRRVTDVTGWSPSDVRSAFTLRIALILGRLADGDSQL; this is encoded by the coding sequence GTGTCTGAACCCGCATCGCGCGACCCGCACCCGCATCCGCACACCGCGACGCTCCGCCGGCTGGAGAAGTCGTCCGGCAAGCTGGCCGCGAACGCCATCGCGCGCATGGACGCGCAGCTGCCGTGGTACCGCGCCATGCCGCCGGAGAACCGCTCGTGGATCGGGCTGGTGGCCCAGGCGGGCATCGCGGCCTTCACCGAGTGGTTCCGGCACCCGGAGACGCCGCAGGCCATCAGCACCGACGTCTTCGGTACGGCGCCGCGCGAGCTGACCCGGGCGATCACGCTGCGCCAGACCGTGGAGATGGTCCGTACGACCATCGAGGTCATGGAGGCCGCGATCGACGATGTCGCGGCCCCCGGCGACGAGGGCGTGCTGCGCGAGGCGCTGCTGGTCTACGCGCGCGAGATCGCCTTCGCCACCGCCCAGGTGTACGCGCAGGCCGCGGAGGCGCGCGGCGCCTGGGACGCGCGGCTGGAGTCGCTGGTGGTCAACGCGGTGCTCTCCGGGGAGGCGGACGAGGGCGCGGTGTCGCGGGCCGCCGCGCTCGGCTGGAATAGCCCCGAACATGTGTGCGTTGTGCTGGGTACGGCCCCGGACGGGGACAGCGAGCTGACGGTGGAAGCCATCCGCCGCGCGGCCCGGCACGCCAAGCTCCAGGTGCTCACGGGCGTCCTGGGCAGCCGTCTGGTGGTCATCGCGGGCGGCTCGGACGATCCGCTCAAGGCGGCGAAAGCCCTGATCGGGCCGTTCGCGGCGGGCCCGGTGGTGGCCGGTCCGGTGGTCGCCGACCTGCTGGCGGCGACGCGCTCGGCGCAGGCCGCGGCGGCCGGGCTGAAGGCATGTGCCGCTTGGCCGGATGCCCCCCGTCCCGTATTGTCCGACGATCTGCTCCCGGAGCGGGCGATGGCGTCCGACCCGGCAGCGCGTGAGCAGCTGGTGGAGGAGATCTACAGACCGCTGGAGGAAGCAGGCTCGGCGCTCCTGGAGACGCTGAGCGTGTATCTGGAACAAGCCAGCAGCCTGGAGGGCGCGGCGCGGATGCTGTTCGTGCACCCCAACACCGTGCGCTACCGGCTGCGACGTGTGACGGACGTCACCGGGTGGTCACCTTCCGACGTACGCTCCGCCTTTACATTGCGTATCGCACTGATCCTGGGGCGTCTGGCCGACGGTGACAGCCAGCTCTAG
- a CDS encoding response regulator, producing MTTRVIIVDDQAMVRAGFAALLAAQSDIDVVGDAPDGAQGVELSRRTHPDVVLMDVRMPEMDGLEAARQLLDPPPGVVHRPKVLMLTTFDVDDYVYEALRAGASGFLLKDAPPADLISAVRVVAAGEALLAPSVTRRLIADFARQRPAPRKDRTALRLNGLTPRETEVLELIARGLSNQEIAESLVLAEQTVKTHIGRVLAKLELRDRAQAVIFAYESGLVSPGAN from the coding sequence ATGACCACTCGGGTGATCATCGTCGACGACCAGGCCATGGTGCGCGCCGGCTTCGCCGCGCTGCTCGCCGCGCAGAGCGACATCGACGTCGTCGGCGACGCGCCGGACGGCGCGCAGGGCGTCGAACTGAGCCGCCGTACGCACCCGGACGTGGTGCTGATGGACGTCCGGATGCCGGAGATGGACGGGCTGGAGGCGGCCCGGCAGCTGCTGGACCCGCCGCCGGGCGTGGTGCACCGGCCGAAGGTGCTGATGCTCACCACCTTCGACGTGGACGACTACGTGTACGAGGCGCTGCGCGCCGGGGCGTCCGGGTTCCTGCTCAAGGACGCGCCGCCGGCCGATCTGATCTCGGCGGTACGGGTGGTGGCGGCGGGTGAGGCGCTGCTCGCGCCGTCCGTGACGCGGCGGCTGATCGCCGACTTCGCCCGGCAGCGGCCCGCGCCCCGCAAGGACCGCACCGCGCTGCGCCTGAACGGGCTGACGCCGCGTGAGACAGAGGTACTGGAGCTGATCGCCCGCGGCCTGTCGAACCAGGAGATCGCCGAGTCGCTGGTGCTCGCCGAGCAGACCGTGAAGACCCACATCGGCCGGGTGCTGGCCAAGCTGGAGCTGCGCGACCGCGCGCAAGCGGTGATCTTCGCCTACGAGTCGGGGCTGGTGTCGCCGGGGGCGAACTGA
- a CDS encoding MerR family transcriptional regulator — translation MTVTATDTRVADQGLSAPPRCKSPVLHPRPTGRDQYTISEVAEHTGLSAHTLRWYERIGLMPHVDRTHTGQRRFTNRDLDWLDLVSKLRLTGMPVADMVRYAELVREGRHTFAEREELLTAHREDVRDRIAELQSTLRVLDYKIDAYADARRASEGV, via the coding sequence ATGACGGTGACGGCGACGGACACGAGGGTGGCGGACCAGGGGCTTTCGGCACCGCCCCGGTGCAAGAGCCCGGTTCTGCACCCGCGGCCCACCGGCCGAGACCAGTACACGATCAGCGAGGTCGCCGAGCACACCGGGCTGAGCGCCCACACCCTGCGCTGGTACGAACGGATCGGGCTGATGCCGCACGTGGACCGTACGCACACGGGCCAGCGCCGCTTCACCAACCGCGACCTGGACTGGCTGGACCTGGTGTCGAAACTGCGGCTGACCGGCATGCCGGTGGCGGACATGGTCCGCTACGCCGAGCTGGTGCGCGAGGGCCGGCACACCTTCGCCGAACGGGAAGAGCTGCTGACCGCGCACCGCGAGGACGTACGGGACCGGATCGCCGAGCTGCAGAGCACGCTGCGGGTCCTCGATTACAAGATCGATGCTTATGCGGACGCCCGCCGGGCGTCAGAGGGAGTCTGA
- a CDS encoding pirin family protein yields the protein MIHVHRGDERYPGGDVAAGIETRHAFSFGPHYDPDNLRFGALIACNEERLAPGAGFDEHPHRDTEIVTWVVEGELTHRDSTTGHETVVRPGDVQRLSAADGVRHEERNDGAAPLRFVQMWLAPAGFGGEPEYEVVRGIADGTPYAVPGAAALLHLRRLADGARSALPDAPRVYVHVVRGAVRLAGGRLAAGDAARITDATDLELAAEGDAECLMWEMPGEPSYG from the coding sequence GTGATCCACGTACACAGGGGCGACGAACGGTATCCGGGCGGCGACGTGGCCGCCGGGATCGAGACGCGGCACGCCTTCTCCTTCGGCCCGCACTACGACCCGGACAACCTGCGCTTCGGCGCGCTCATCGCCTGCAACGAGGAACGGCTGGCGCCGGGCGCGGGTTTCGACGAGCACCCGCACCGCGACACCGAGATCGTCACCTGGGTCGTCGAGGGGGAGCTGACCCACCGCGACTCGACCACCGGCCACGAGACCGTGGTGCGCCCCGGCGACGTACAGCGCCTCAGCGCGGCGGACGGCGTACGGCACGAGGAACGCAACGACGGCGCCGCGCCGTTGCGCTTCGTGCAGATGTGGCTCGCGCCCGCCGGTTTCGGCGGCGAACCGGAGTACGAGGTGGTGCGCGGCATCGCCGACGGGACGCCGTACGCGGTGCCCGGGGCCGCCGCGCTGCTGCATCTGCGGCGGCTGGCCGACGGCGCGCGCTCGGCCTTGCCGGACGCGCCGCGGGTGTACGTCCACGTCGTGCGCGGCGCGGTCCGGCTGGCGGGCGGACGCCTGGCGGCCGGGGACGCGGCGCGGATCACCGACGCCACGGACCTGGAACTGGCCGCCGAGGGCGACGCGGAGTGCCTGATGTGGGAGATGCCGGGCGAACCGTCGTACGGCTGA
- a CDS encoding serine hydrolase domain-containing protein, with the protein MSLQSLRMIENWPVPTAAAAVVRTDGTVAGTYGPQEHRFPLASVTKPLAAYAALLAVEEGAVELDEPAGPPGSTVRHLLAHTSGLAFDEDRVQAAPGERRLYSNAGFEALGDHIAKATDIPFPQYLREAVLEPLGMTATDLPGSPAKDGVSTVADMARFGAELLAPRLLAPQTLAEATSVVFPGVRGVLPGYGMQNPNDWGLGFEIRDGKSPHWTGAASSPRTFGHFGQSGTFLWVDPDAGAACVALADRAFGPWAIEAWPPLTDAVLAELR; encoded by the coding sequence ATGTCCTTGCAGAGCCTTCGGATGATCGAGAACTGGCCGGTGCCGACCGCGGCCGCCGCCGTCGTACGGACCGACGGGACGGTGGCCGGCACGTACGGCCCGCAGGAGCACCGCTTCCCCCTGGCCTCGGTCACCAAGCCGCTCGCCGCGTACGCCGCGCTGCTGGCCGTCGAGGAGGGCGCGGTCGAGCTGGACGAGCCGGCCGGTCCCCCGGGCTCGACCGTGCGCCATCTGCTCGCGCACACCTCGGGGCTGGCCTTCGACGAGGACCGCGTGCAGGCCGCGCCGGGCGAGCGCCGCCTGTACTCGAACGCGGGCTTCGAGGCGCTCGGCGACCACATCGCCAAGGCCACCGACATCCCCTTTCCCCAGTACCTGCGCGAGGCGGTCCTCGAACCGCTCGGCATGACCGCCACCGACCTGCCGGGCTCGCCCGCCAAGGACGGCGTCTCGACCGTCGCGGACATGGCCCGGTTCGGCGCCGAACTGCTCGCGCCGCGCCTGCTGGCGCCGCAGACGCTCGCCGAGGCGACGTCGGTGGTCTTCCCCGGCGTACGCGGCGTGCTGCCCGGCTACGGCATGCAGAACCCGAACGACTGGGGCCTGGGCTTCGAGATCCGCGACGGGAAGTCGCCGCACTGGACGGGCGCCGCCTCCTCGCCGCGCACGTTCGGGCACTTCGGCCAGTCCGGCACGTTCCTGTGGGTGGACCCGGACGCGGGCGCGGCCTGTGTGGCGCTGGCCGACCGGGCCTTCGGGCCCTGGGCGATCGAGGCGTGGCCGCCGCTGACCGACGCGGTCCTCGCCGAGCTGCGCTGA
- a CDS encoding alpha/beta hydrolase — MSKPRRSTQRGRRTLVAVALAAAVVGGTGGWAAGSTQDAVTGPAPGAAAWRADHSVGKRLPDPATASPAEVARFFRSLTEAERQDLTARHPLTVGNLDGAPLALRYQANALALKAERARRLARATDPAGTLQDHQEARRLADRYAELLRPGRQILAFDPRGRGQVAEVFGDLATARRTSVFVPGSDIDLSSSDRARDPYGTPSGMAKSLRARMAAEAPGVRTAAIAWTGYTTPLGLGPDAATGRLAEAGAPRLARFLDGLAAVGVPAPALLCHSYGSVVCALAVPDLERGRISDLIVFGSPGMRTDSAAALRTTARVWAARDASDWIGNLPHVEFLGLGHGTDPTDPEFGARRVPARTAEGHTGYLAPGTDSLRNFADIALGRYDRVR; from the coding sequence ATGTCCAAGCCGCGCCGGTCCACACAACGCGGTAGGCGCACGCTCGTCGCGGTCGCACTGGCGGCGGCGGTCGTCGGCGGTACCGGCGGCTGGGCGGCGGGTTCCACGCAGGACGCAGTCACCGGGCCCGCGCCCGGCGCCGCGGCCTGGCGCGCGGACCACTCCGTCGGCAAGCGGCTGCCCGACCCGGCGACCGCGTCCCCGGCCGAGGTCGCCCGGTTCTTCCGTTCGCTGACGGAGGCCGAGCGCCAGGATCTGACGGCCCGTCATCCGCTGACCGTGGGCAACCTCGACGGCGCGCCGCTCGCCCTGCGCTACCAGGCCAATGCCCTCGCGCTGAAGGCCGAACGCGCGCGCCGGCTGGCCCGCGCCACCGACCCCGCCGGGACGCTCCAGGACCACCAGGAAGCGCGCCGGCTGGCCGATCGCTACGCCGAACTGCTCCGCCCCGGCCGCCAGATCCTCGCCTTCGACCCGAGGGGCAGGGGCCAGGTGGCCGAGGTGTTCGGGGATCTGGCGACGGCGCGGCGTACGTCCGTGTTCGTGCCGGGCTCGGACATCGACCTGTCCTCGTCCGACCGGGCGCGCGACCCGTACGGCACGCCGTCCGGCATGGCCAAGTCGCTGCGGGCCCGGATGGCCGCCGAAGCGCCCGGCGTCCGTACCGCCGCGATCGCCTGGACCGGCTACACCACCCCGCTCGGCCTCGGCCCGGACGCCGCGACCGGCCGTCTCGCGGAGGCCGGCGCCCCGCGCCTGGCCCGCTTCCTGGACGGGCTGGCCGCGGTCGGCGTACCGGCCCCGGCCCTGCTGTGCCACAGCTACGGATCGGTGGTCTGCGCCCTGGCCGTACCGGACCTGGAGCGGGGACGGATCTCCGACCTGATCGTCTTCGGCTCGCCCGGGATGCGGACGGACAGCGCTGCGGCGCTGCGCACCACCGCCCGGGTGTGGGCCGCCCGCGACGCCTCCGACTGGATCGGCAACCTGCCGCACGTCGAGTTCCTGGGCCTGGGCCACGGTACGGACCCGACCGACCCGGAGTTCGGCGCCCGCCGGGTGCCCGCGCGGACGGCCGAGGGACACACCGGCTATCTCGCGCCCGGCACGGACTCGCTGCGCAACTTCGCCGACATCGCGCTCGGCCGCTACGACCGGGTGCGCTGA
- a CDS encoding DUF4429 domain-containing protein, with protein sequence MGDVLAGFHAVWEFDTDSVLIRFERGIRRPKLFQALGERRVPYEALKSVELTPGRRGTVVLRAVPRPGADPLLEAAAGQLKEDLDPYRLVLPAEREVLAEYYRDELRGALGPDAARPAEKHLVTAPEPPLTFKAYDGKASFDGSAVAFRWFWTGASSAKWKCGDQSFPVDGLAGVEWRSPEGGAGVLSGNGYLRLVEKGAEGRRPGEADQDPASVVFGLGYGPVHESLPFAAAVLQAVRAAGSDGDAAPRRAVRPRDDTRRDPADIADRIRQLGELHTAGLLTDAEFTSKKAELLAEL encoded by the coding sequence ATGGGTGATGTGCTGGCCGGTTTTCACGCCGTCTGGGAGTTCGACACGGACTCCGTGCTCATCCGCTTCGAACGGGGGATCCGCAGGCCGAAGCTCTTCCAGGCGCTCGGCGAGCGGCGCGTCCCGTACGAGGCGCTGAAGTCCGTCGAGCTGACGCCGGGCAGGCGCGGCACGGTCGTGCTGCGCGCGGTGCCCCGGCCGGGCGCCGACCCGCTGCTGGAGGCCGCGGCCGGCCAGCTCAAGGAGGACCTCGACCCCTACCGCCTGGTGCTGCCCGCCGAGCGCGAGGTCCTCGCCGAGTACTACCGGGACGAGCTGCGCGGCGCGCTCGGGCCCGACGCCGCGCGGCCCGCCGAGAAGCACCTGGTCACCGCGCCGGAACCGCCGCTGACCTTCAAGGCGTACGACGGCAAGGCGTCGTTCGACGGCAGCGCGGTCGCGTTCCGCTGGTTCTGGACGGGGGCCTCGTCGGCCAAGTGGAAGTGCGGCGACCAGAGCTTCCCGGTCGACGGGCTGGCCGGGGTGGAGTGGCGCTCGCCGGAGGGCGGCGCCGGGGTGCTGTCGGGCAACGGATACCTGCGGCTGGTGGAGAAGGGCGCGGAGGGCCGGCGGCCCGGCGAGGCGGACCAGGACCCGGCCTCGGTGGTGTTCGGGCTCGGGTACGGGCCGGTGCACGAATCGCTGCCGTTCGCCGCCGCGGTGCTCCAGGCCGTACGGGCCGCCGGTTCCGACGGGGACGCGGCGCCGCGCCGGGCGGTGCGGCCCCGCGACGATACGCGGCGGGATCCGGCCGACATCGCGGACCGGATACGGCAGCTGGGCGAGCTGCACACGGCGGGTCTTCTGACGGACGCCGAGTTCACGTCGAAGAAGGCCGAGCTGCTGGCGGAGTTGTAG
- a CDS encoding acyltransferase family protein, whose product MATPLPAPLLAPVRKAVRTIEGRTPAHRDRAIDGLRALALLAVPTGHWLLGGFTLDADGALHNASPLSSFAALAPASWVLQMLGIFFLVGGYASVLSFHRAAGRGESTGRWLRARLARLGRPVLGVTAVWAALIPVLSACGVPEPTLRTGATLVIQPLWFVGVYAGITALTPYCVRAARRMGAWAAAPLLAAVAVVDFLRYGPYADAMPSWLSLLNLLPGWMFAYQLGVSWGEKRLGRRAAWTLLLGGTALFAALLLFFHYPTSMVGVPGQDRTNSHPPSLLILALAAAQSGAAVLLRDRIARLLRRPALWAPVVVVNLCAMTVLCWHQTAMFSAAVPASFAGAVPGLTTAPDTAGWILARLAWLPVFAVALVLIGRVTRRFEAPWTGMTAARRTVAGALAAAFAVFALGLA is encoded by the coding sequence ATGGCCACCCCGCTCCCGGCCCCGCTCCTGGCTCCCGTCCGCAAGGCCGTCCGCACCATAGAGGGCCGTACGCCCGCCCACCGCGACCGCGCGATCGACGGCCTGCGCGCCCTCGCGCTGCTCGCCGTGCCGACCGGTCACTGGCTCCTCGGCGGTTTCACGCTCGACGCCGACGGCGCGCTGCACAACGCCAGCCCGCTGTCCTCGTTCGCCGCCCTGGCGCCCGCCAGCTGGGTGCTCCAGATGCTCGGCATCTTCTTCCTGGTCGGCGGTTACGCGTCGGTGCTGTCCTTCCACCGCGCGGCCGGGCGCGGTGAGTCGACGGGCCGCTGGCTGCGGGCGCGCCTCGCCCGGCTGGGCCGCCCCGTCCTCGGCGTGACCGCCGTCTGGGCGGCGCTGATCCCCGTACTGTCCGCGTGCGGCGTGCCCGAACCCACGCTCCGTACGGGAGCGACGCTGGTCATCCAGCCGCTGTGGTTCGTCGGGGTCTACGCGGGCATCACCGCGCTCACCCCGTACTGCGTCCGCGCGGCCCGCCGCATGGGCGCGTGGGCCGCGGCGCCGCTGCTGGCCGCCGTCGCCGTGGTCGACTTCCTGCGCTACGGGCCGTACGCCGACGCCATGCCGTCCTGGCTGAGCCTGCTGAACCTGCTGCCGGGCTGGATGTTCGCCTACCAACTGGGCGTGTCCTGGGGCGAGAAGCGGCTCGGGCGGCGCGCCGCGTGGACGCTGCTGCTCGGCGGTACCGCGCTGTTCGCGGCGCTGCTGCTCTTCTTCCACTACCCGACGAGCATGGTCGGCGTCCCGGGCCAGGACCGTACGAACTCCCACCCGCCGTCCCTGCTGATCCTCGCGCTGGCCGCGGCCCAGTCCGGCGCGGCGGTCCTGCTGCGCGACCGCATCGCCCGGCTGCTGCGCCGCCCGGCCCTCTGGGCGCCGGTGGTCGTCGTCAACCTCTGCGCGATGACGGTGCTGTGCTGGCACCAGACGGCGATGTTCTCGGCGGCCGTGCCCGCGTCCTTCGCCGGTGCCGTGCCCGGTCTCACCACGGCGCCGGACACCGCGGGCTGGATTCTCGCCCGCCTCGCCTGGCTGCCCGTCTTCGCCGTCGCGCTGGTGCTCATCGGCCGGGTGACCCGCCGATTCGAGGCGCCGTGGACCGGGATGACGGCGGCCCGGCGGACGGTCGCGGGGGCCCTGGCGGCGGCGTTCGCGGTGTTCGCGCTGGGACTGGCCTGA
- a CDS encoding aldo/keto reductase, translating to MTTEKIETVRLGATGPLVGVQGLGCMGMSFAYGPTKDEDEARATLERALELGVTLFDTADMYGVGHNEEFIGPFIRAHRDEVVLATKFAIAADPDDPLNPAKRSIRNDRPYIRQAVEASLRRLGVDEIDLYYMHRRDPNVPIEDTVGAMAELVAEGKVKHLGLSEVTGSELRAAQGVHPIAAVQSEWSLFSRDVEDGVVPAARELGVGFVPYSPLGRGFLTGSFVSAEQELSEDDFRRQQPRFTGDNAKANAALLEPVREVAAAHGASLGQIALAWVQQQAQVHGLAVVPIPGTRKRSRIEENTAATRIVLGEEELARLEPVASKVAGDRYADMTLTSVGRE from the coding sequence ATGACCACTGAGAAGATAGAAACCGTCCGCCTGGGAGCCACCGGCCCGCTGGTCGGTGTCCAGGGCCTCGGCTGCATGGGCATGAGCTTCGCCTACGGCCCGACGAAGGACGAGGACGAGGCGCGGGCGACGCTGGAGCGGGCGCTCGAACTGGGCGTGACGCTCTTCGACACCGCCGACATGTACGGCGTGGGGCACAACGAGGAGTTCATCGGGCCGTTCATCCGGGCCCACCGGGACGAGGTCGTGCTCGCGACGAAGTTCGCGATCGCCGCGGACCCGGACGACCCGCTGAACCCCGCCAAGCGGTCCATCCGCAACGACCGCCCCTACATCCGCCAGGCCGTCGAGGCCAGCCTGCGCCGCCTCGGCGTGGACGAGATCGACCTGTACTACATGCACCGCCGGGACCCGAACGTGCCCATCGAGGACACCGTCGGCGCGATGGCCGAGCTGGTGGCCGAGGGCAAGGTCAAGCACCTGGGCCTGAGCGAGGTCACCGGCAGCGAACTGCGCGCCGCGCAGGGCGTGCACCCGATCGCGGCCGTGCAGTCGGAGTGGTCGCTGTTCAGCCGGGACGTGGAGGACGGCGTGGTGCCGGCCGCGCGGGAGCTGGGCGTCGGCTTCGTGCCGTACTCGCCGCTCGGGCGCGGCTTCCTGACCGGCTCGTTCGTCAGCGCCGAACAGGAGCTGAGCGAGGACGACTTCCGCCGTCAGCAGCCCCGCTTCACGGGCGACAACGCGAAGGCCAACGCGGCCCTGCTGGAGCCGGTGCGCGAGGTCGCCGCCGCGCACGGGGCCTCGCTCGGGCAGATCGCACTGGCCTGGGTGCAGCAGCAGGCGCAGGTGCACGGCCTGGCCGTGGTGCCGATCCCGGGCACGCGCAAGCGCAGCCGTATCGAGGAGAACACGGCCGCCACCCGCATCGTGCTCGGCGAGGAGGAACTGGCCCGCCTGGAGCCGGTCGCGAGCAAGGTCGCGGGCGACCGGTACGCGGACATGACGCTCACCTCGGTGGGCCGCGAGTAA
- a CDS encoding sensor histidine kinase produces the protein MKTTPPRRTDGLRDLRPRLRRAGRQALRTLAEDLGTPTGPGVPLFGQVQNRWLRLLPYVVVFAFMVSLLPTTVNVLMNDYGLSGGPAGTLAIAQTVPLLLAVARPLQAWWVIFPADVAGGIVLGFLPSTDDHVWPWPPTVIVGYLVLMLALSLRERRRTLMAVWGATGAVSVFFEMVRPNHGDGTWVLMFTLSGVVLLVGAALRERGAAQRKLIEQENISEAERAMRTLLEERTRIARELHDVVAHHMSVITVQADSAPYRISGIPQAAQEEFSTIAATARESLAEMRRLLGVLRSEETERHGGPEKAPQPGLAQVAKLVEGTVRAGVPVELTLPDGPVALASAVDLSAYRIVQEALANVVRHAPGAHTRVSVTVDEEGGLLTVLVVNSAPPRPAKPLETSGTGHGLVGMRERVRLVDGTLDTGPLPDGGFRVAAQLPITAKDHNPA, from the coding sequence ATGAAGACCACACCACCGCGCCGCACGGACGGCCTCCGCGATCTCCGCCCCCGCCTCCGGCGGGCCGGGCGGCAGGCGTTGCGCACCCTCGCCGAAGACCTCGGGACGCCGACCGGGCCCGGTGTCCCGCTCTTCGGCCAGGTGCAGAACCGCTGGCTGCGCCTGCTGCCGTACGTGGTCGTCTTCGCCTTCATGGTCTCGCTGCTGCCCACGACCGTGAACGTGCTCATGAACGATTACGGGCTCAGCGGCGGCCCGGCCGGCACGCTGGCCATCGCCCAGACGGTGCCGCTGCTACTGGCGGTGGCCCGGCCGCTCCAGGCGTGGTGGGTGATCTTCCCGGCGGATGTCGCCGGTGGCATCGTGCTGGGGTTCCTGCCGAGTACCGACGACCACGTCTGGCCCTGGCCCCCCACCGTCATCGTCGGCTACCTGGTCCTGATGCTGGCGCTCTCGCTGCGCGAGCGCCGCCGCACGCTGATGGCCGTCTGGGGCGCGACCGGCGCGGTGAGCGTCTTCTTCGAGATGGTCCGGCCGAACCACGGCGACGGCACCTGGGTGCTGATGTTCACCCTCTCCGGCGTCGTGCTGCTGGTGGGCGCCGCGCTCCGGGAGCGCGGGGCCGCGCAGCGCAAGCTGATCGAGCAGGAGAACATCAGCGAGGCGGAGCGCGCCATGCGCACGCTGCTGGAGGAGCGCACCCGTATCGCGCGCGAGCTGCACGATGTCGTGGCCCACCACATGTCGGTGATCACGGTCCAGGCGGACAGCGCGCCGTACCGCATCAGCGGCATACCGCAGGCCGCGCAGGAGGAGTTCAGCACGATCGCGGCCACCGCGCGGGAGTCGCTGGCCGAGATGCGGCGGCTGCTGGGCGTGCTGCGCAGCGAGGAGACGGAGCGGCACGGCGGCCCGGAGAAGGCACCGCAGCCCGGTCTCGCGCAGGTGGCGAAGCTGGTCGAGGGGACGGTGCGGGCCGGGGTCCCGGTCGAGCTGACGCTGCCCGACGGGCCGGTGGCCCTGGCGTCCGCGGTGGACCTGTCGGCCTACCGCATCGTGCAGGAGGCGCTGGCCAACGTCGTACGGCACGCGCCGGGCGCGCACACCCGCGTGTCGGTCACGGTGGACGAGGAGGGCGGCCTGCTGACGGTCCTGGTCGTCAACAGCGCCCCGCCGCGCCCCGCCAAGCCGCTGGAGACCTCCGGTACGGGCCACGGCCTGGTCGGCATGCGCGAGCGCGTACGCCTGGTGGACGGCACCCTGGACACCGGGCCCCTGCCCGACGGCGGCTTTCGTGTAGCCGCCCAACTCCCCATAACAGCAAAGGACCATAACCCCGCATGA